DNA sequence from the Lachancea thermotolerans CBS 6340 chromosome H complete sequence genome:
GGCAGAGAGTAAAAGGAGACAAAGTCAGTAATCTTATTGTTGCTTTCGACCACGTAGGAGTACACGACGGACGTGGAGCTCAAAAGCAAATGACGAAATTCCTCTTTGGTGAAGACTTGGACCAGGTCAAAACGGGACTGGTACTTTTCTAAGAGGTCGTAGACTTCATCCAAATCCTTTTCTTCTAAGGGTCTTAAACCAGGAGTATCGATCTCTTTGGGCAAAGTGTACTTTGCGATCATTTGCGTTTTAGAGGCGTTGGCGGGAAGCCCAGTGAAACCGACTTCATAAAGCTTGGACCAGTTTAGTGGACGGTGTGCGTACCGGCAAGTAGCTGCAGGAGAGGGCAGAACCACACCAGCAGTGTAAAGTGCCTGCCAGATGTCCTGCTTGTTGACCCTTCTAGTCACCTCCTTAATGAGAATTGGAGTCAGTCTCTTAGAcctcagcttcttgtggATGCACAGAAAATTGATTTCCACGCTCTTCACTAGTTTTGTTCTTACACGTAGCGTGGCTGGGACCGCACTAATAAAGGCCACGAGCCTTTTGGACTGGCGTGTGCGCACGCCAACATGCCAGTCTTTTCTCCAACCAGGGGGCTTCAGCGACcagttgaagaactcgCGCGAGTAATTGAAGCGGAAAGTGGCGTCCTGGTCTTCTACGTAGTTCTCATTCAAGAGCACGAAAACGTCCTCGAGCTGATGAGGATCGGTGATGTCGACAGTGCACCACTCGAACTCGCTGAGCAATGGGAGTGGTTCGTTGGGGATGTTCTCCGGGCGCTGGGAACTATTAATAGGGCCCTCGTCTTCGACCTCGTCGTCAAACCGCGGCACTGGCTGGGTTTTCCAGAACTTGTACTCCTCGAACTGCTTACGCTGGGGCTGTGTGAGCTTAGATGCGTCGTTCTGGGAGAGCGACAGCATCTTtagaagctcttgcagcttctttgcCTGGTCGGGATCCTGAGCCATAGGAAAATATGTACGTTTGGCGGCAGTGGAGGTGAGTAGGCGTTAATGATGCGTATGACAATTTCATTTGGCACACACAATCATTAAGCACTAGAGACGAGTCCGACGAGCTGACTTTTTGATTGCGAATCCAGTAACGTTACACGGAGCCGGATTCGTCGATTCTGGCGAATCACGAATTATGTACGGAGAACCACCGGACAATAATGACGGTGACGTGGGTTCGTTAGCTACTTCAGGTGTATGTAGATTTGGGGTTAGGTGATTAAATCAACCTTTATTCTTATTATTAGTTCTCAGAACTATCGCTAGAGTCGTAAGACGGAATTGTTACGATTTGGTCAGGCTGGGATTCTGACCTTATTGTGGAAACTGAGGCGTTTTAGTCAgattcttcgtcttcgctGATTCAAGATCCCAATGGGAGGTCTTTGGCTTTATTCATCCTTGAACTCAAGCCAAAGCATCTCATCCGGTTTCGAATTATCATAGTTCACCTCAAGTTTTCGCTTGCAAGTGAGAATCTATTCTCAACAACTCACTAGCTGATAGAAAAGTATCTCTCAACATCTGCAGTCGAAAGTTTTGTGTGGAGGGTAGATAAGGTCAGCGAATAGAGAGCCGGAAAGCGTGACTTGTTACTGAGCCAGTACCCCAAATAATCACTTTCAGTTTCCACAGGCTCGTCTTAATATATTTGCCATTTACTTCTAACTGTAGCACTACGCATGGCGACGCTCCTCACACGGGACCTTTCAATGTTCCTGAGTactttgaactttttaCCTCCGGTATCATGGGAGTTTGTTGCAGGTGACGTTAGACGCATATGGCTAGAAGAAAGATGTTTTTTCTCCAAAACCCCATGATACAAGGATTGACATATCTGTCAACTGATtgtaaaacttctttttgggaTGGCTCATCAAAACTGCTAGTCAATACGCATGTTTTAAGTGTTGGCTGTAGGGTATGTGCAACCCAGAAGCCAGGCTTGGCATACACTATACTCCTGTATTTGTTAAACTTTGGCCTTGCATTTCACGCAGCTCGTTGATAGGCTTACCTTCGCTTTCTTCAGGAGAGATcctggcttcttcttcatcctctcTAGTTCTAACCTGTTGCTCATTGTCTTCTCAATAGAGGGGTAGAATTGAGCCTCAggtcctctttcttcaaataagGCTTCGTCACCCTCATCCACAAGAGTTTCAACGGAGCTGAGATCCTCAAGAGGCGTTGtcctttcaaaatgtcTGCGTTCTGGAAAGCAACTCTCTATAGTTTATTCTGCGTTTAGCCCGCAGATGGTACATTACCCTATGATATACCGTCAAGAGTCAAAGCTGTTGGTTGC
Encoded proteins:
- the NMT1 gene encoding glycylpeptide N-tetradecanoyltransferase NMT1 (similar to uniprot|P14743 Saccharomyces cerevisiae YLR195C NMT1 N-myristoyl transferase catalyzes the cotranslational covalent attachment of myristic acid to the N-terminal glycine residue of several proteins involved in cellular growth and signal transduction) gives rise to the protein MAQDPDQAKKLQELLKMLSLSQNDASKLTQPQRKQFEEYKFWKTQPVPRFDDEVEDEGPINSSQRPENIPNEPLPLLSEFEWCTVDITDPHQLEDVFVLLNENYVEDQDATFRFNYSREFFNWSLKPPGWRKDWHVGVRTRQSKRLVAFISAVPATLRVRTKLVKSVEINFLCIHKKLRSKRLTPILIKEVTRRVNKQDIWQALYTAGVVLPSPAATCRYAHRPLNWSKLYEVGFTGLPANASKTQMIAKYTLPKEIDTPGLRPLEEKDLDEVYDLLEKYQSRFDLVQVFTKEEFRHLLLSSTSVVYSYVVESNNKITDFVSFYSLPFTVLNNPHYKELGIGYLFYYASDADFDYSDRYDSEGSLKLKKRLNRLISDVCIKARDLKMDVFNAMSCQDNSLFLDDLKFGPGDGFLNFYLFNYRVRPILGGLRKDNSFDAEKRSNVGVVML